The Etheostoma spectabile isolate EspeVRDwgs_2016 chromosome 4, UIUC_Espe_1.0, whole genome shotgun sequence sequence ttaaaaaacgcCGCTACGCTGGTTGACGTGGATTAAGGGAAGGTGTTTACGAAGGTGGACTGTTCAATTCAGGAGGCAGTGAGAAAGTGAAAAGGGAACTCGTGAGCAGAAAAACTGTTGTTTGGCAGtactttcagtcaaaagaaggCGATTCAAGTCGAGCTACTTGTTCAATTTGCAATGCCAATTTGTCTCATGGTGGAAGGGACCCTAACACAACATTGTCACGGTTCAAAACCTTTTCTGCGTATGAAACATCCAAAAGAATATGAGTTGTGCTTGAATGAATCTACAGACAGCAGCCAAAATGCAGCAACTTCAGGTAcggcaaaaaaaattaaaaatactgtgGACGTTTTTTACTTCATGAATGTGCTTACTGTTTAAATGACCTGGAGGATGGGAGTAGGATTTGGTATTCGGTTTCGGATTCGGCAGAATCTTAACCAGTGGATTCGGTACGCGGTCGAACCCCAAAAATCTGGATTTGGTGCATCCCTGTTACAAACTAAATACCCCATACAATTTTTGAGGCATCTTTACCTTGGTAGTGCTGTAGCATCTTATGGGATCTGATGTCCCACACCTTGACAGAGTTGTCAGTACTCGCTGCAGCGATGCATGTTCCACTGGGATGGAAGTCCACATGGTTTGCATAACTTGGGAGAAAGAAAACCCGACATTTAATAAAGATTTGGTATTTCTTCAAAAAACACTCTAcacctgaagctaatgcttttAGAGAGTTGTTACAGAATcagtgtaaatatgtgtgtccatttttaaaactaaattatgaACTACACATGGTAAATAATGCCATTAAGCCtcaacatttacaaaaattgccagaaaaaacactgacataAAGATatggattacttttttttcttcacatctttctacatcttttttttcctggtcTCAAGTGCTCACCCAGCATGTTCATAGAAAGAATGAATACACTCTCTGCTATTCTTGTCCCACAGCTTTATAGTCTTATCATCACTGGACGACACAATCAAACGGTCATCTGGAGAAAACCTGCAAAAAATGCATTGAAAATTCTAGATCAAAAACTGTCCATTACCTATGTCTTCTGCTTCAGTGTTTCActattaaaatgtatgtattcatTAAAGTTGTAAAACCATtgagaaatgttttgtgtgtgtagacCGTACTTGGCACAGCGGACCCAGTTGATGTGCTGgttgagagagaagagaaacttTTGCCTGTGAACGGTCCACACTTTGATGGTCTTGTCGTCAGAGGCTGTGATCAGATTCTGTCCGTCACCAGAAAAGTTAACGCTGCGCACAGTAGCCGTGTGAGCCCTGAAAGATGTTGACTCAGCCTTCCTGTATACAGGCACAAGACAACACTAACCATCTGAACATTGAATCATTGTTTCAATTGAACATTCAGTTCAAATGTCtggctgtgttgcttttatgaGTCAGAATCATTGTGCGTTTCTATTGCAATACAATAATAATGTGACATGTACCTAAAAACAAAAGCTGCAATATTTCAAAACTCACATGCTGGGCACCCAAAGCCGTACTGTCTTGTCTCTGGAAGCCGAGGCCACCAGGTGGCCAGAGGGAGAAAACTGAACAGAAAGGACAGCATCTTTGTGTCCATCAAAACGATACGCTCGCATCTGAGGTTTCATGTTCCAGATCATCACACAGGAGTCCATCGAGCCTGTGGCTGGGAGAGGAGGGAGCACAGGTGTAGGAACCGAACACATTGTGCatgaacatagaaaacatgccacacagtaaaataaaataaagaaacaacatCAAATGTGCAGCAAATTATCTGGCCACAGGCCAAATACACAGGGTATAATAAGGTAGCAGTTACCAATCTGTTTCATGTTGCAGCTGAAGTCCACAGTCGTAACAGTGTCCCTGTGACCCTTGAAATGTCTCTCTAGAGTTGGATCAGACTACATaacaaaacagagagacagagggaagcaTTGTGAGCACTTGTTTCAAAGTATTTCTCAATAACATTAGTCATGACTAAATATGCAACAGTCAAAGTTACATTTTGTTTCATCTTTTAAATCATCCTTCGGTATTACTTATTTTAACACTGACATCCAGAGGGAAATTGTTGTACAGCAGTTCCAGTACAAAGTGGGAAAGAGTTAAAATATATAGAGtgcaaataaaagcaaaatgcaaacaataaaGATCTGTAAAGTGCGAATTCACAAGGATCATAAAAATACAGAGTTGAACAGGACAGACCTCTGCTGTCCATCTCTCTGTGTGAGGTACCTAGATATATATAGGTGAGGTATATACTAGGTGAGAAGCTACCAatgatgggtgtcggtgcgtccacagTCTCCTGGGTCTCTGACTACCTGATAGGAAGATCACAGTTTGTCAgtctggaccgtgttctgtctgatgtggtggtgagtgatACGGAGCTCCACAGGGGACTATGCTGTCTCCTTTTATGTTCACCTTACACACCACAGACTTCCAATTCAACTCacagtcatgtcacctacagaagttttctgatgtctctgcagttgttgggtgtataagggatggacaggagggagagtacagaGCGCTGGTGGACGAccttgtggagtggtctggtaagaatcacctgctgctgaacgttgataagaccagagagatggtgattgactttaggaggaagggaacggctccgtaGCCCCTTTGCATCTTGGGAGAAGATGTGGACATGGttgaggagtacagatacctgcGTGTCAAAATCGAcaacaggctgaactggaagatcaacagccctgctgtttacaagaaggggatgagcagaaaCTATTTCATGAGGAAGATCTTTCaccgtgtgcagcaggatgttggagatgttctaccagtctgttgtggccagcgctctgttctcctccgccatctgctggggcagcagcatcggagccagcaaCACAAAccgactgaacaaactgattgGGAAGGCTGGCTTCGTGATtggctgcaaactggacactTTTGAagttgtggtggagaggaggtcactgaacaaactgttatctatcattaATTAACCCCGGGCACCCTCtgcaccccacactggtccaacagaggagcagcttctctaagaggctccaaCAGCTTCGAtgtcgcacggaccgctacaagaaatcattcctaccaaaGGCAATAAAACTTTAACACTTTATCACCGAGTCTTAGATAAGACTCAGTAACATCACAACACTGCACTGagtgcaacttgcacaataGGTTAAGTTACATCTTTGTCAATACTAGTTATgtagttgtacatttttatttccaacttgtgtatttaaaatttgttcttgtgttctatcctatttattatttaatgtatattgtaACCATATTTGTTCAAgaatattctgtatgtgtgctgtgtgtctgataaTTTGCTgttgtaacactgtaatttcccatttttgggaTCAATGAAAATCCATCAataaatatatctatctatctatctatctatcggaGTTTGATTGACACAGTAAAAAAGGATTTCCTGTGATGGTCTGTAGTGCATTGTTAATATGCCAGTCATAGTCAATCCCAGATCAAAACATACACAATTTGTGATCATACATAGCATTTTCTGTTACAAAATAATCTGGCTGGATTTGGATTTGGATGGGCTACGGGGTGGCAATGCTTTACAGTGTTACTTGTTTCTAGACTTCCAAACCCTGTGTAATTCCAGACAATGCAACAAATTAAAACTCGTTTTAAGCTTGCAATGAAGTAAAATTCAGTCTTCATCAGTAGTTAATTACGTATTTGTCTCGAATGCACAGATGTTATTTTATAAACGATGCCAAACATGGAAACACGTCGCAGGGACGACCCCACTTAAATACGCCCTCCGCTTTGCCTGCCAGTCAGCGGGTTTTAAAGTTGTGCCACCGCAAAGAAATTTCCACCAGTCAAAATAGCTATTTTCTGGTATTGTGTTGGAAAAAATAACACTAATTTGACAAGAGTTGTGCTTTATGGCTCTAAATGTTATTCAAAAATGCAGGATCTGTTGGCATTATAACAGGAAGTGCTGCCTGAGAAACTACACTCAGGGTAAAATACAACGACGTATGGTGGCGGTAACCGGTGGTAACAGCAGGCATCACCAAGGAGACGGGAGCTGTGGTACAAGCTAGCTAGTCACACATAGCTAGAGGCTAGTCTATGCTAGCCGTTAAACTCGGAAGAAGACTTTAGCGGGCTTCTCGGTggtgcatgtttttgtgtgagtAGACATTTGTGTCATGGCAGAGCTGCATATTATAGGCCAGATCATTGGGGCCGGTGGTTTCCCGCAGAATAGTCTTTTTTGCAAATGGGGAGTTCATACAGGGGGAGCATGGCGTCTTCTGTCTGGGTTGAAGGAGGGTCAGACCCAAGTGGATATCCCCCAAACAGGAGACATGGCGTACTGGAGTCACCCAATAGATCTCCACTACGCGACTAAGGGAATTCAAGGCTGGCCAAAGCTTCACTTCCAAGTGTGGCACCAGGACTCTTTTGGGCGTTGTCAGTTGTACGGTTACGGATACTGCCATGTCCCTTCCAGCCCCGGACATCACCGGATAAGCTGTGTGACTTGGAGGCCGCTCGGTTCATGGCAAGAGCAATTAGCACAAATGTTTGTCGGCGGTGGACCCCAACTCCGTAGCCCGGACCTTATATACAACGGAGCGGACAGATACAGACTGCACACCGAAGCCATGGGAACTGTGGAGCTGGAGCTCGGCATCATCATGAGACACTTTGACAAGTATGGCGTCGAAAGTTAACGCGCTGAAATATAAAGACTTGAGGAACTTGTGATGGATTTTATGTTGTGCAGGCGGAGGTCTTAACTTTACAAGTTTTTAGTGAAGTTTTGTACTCTTTTCTACattgtgtttgtgcttttatATACTTGCGAGCGCTAgatgtgtaaataaagaaaatattgtCTTAACGAAGTTGGTTTCTTGTTGATATGTCATTATCAGACCACTCTCGCCCAATGTGAGCTGGGATTAGTCATTCTCGGATTAGTGGGTAGATTATTCACAACTAACGTTATTTATCTTCATCCTACATTATTGCCTGGACAGTtcttgaaatgtattttaaatgacatactcaatatatatactataaccCACGTTTTTTAACAACTACAACTTCACTACTCTACTACACAGAACCATGCCATGTTTTCATGGTTTTCACTCTTACATCCCAAATTTGACTGATATACATTGATGTTTTGGGTGTTTGTATACTACAAAAAAATTACTATAACCTAAGAGCAAAATTGTGTatcaaataaacaatcttaacaCCTAAGCAGTATACAAAACTCTCAGTACAGCCTAGTCTGTGTGGATTTTAAGGACTACATACTATGTGTGCAAAGTGTAAAGGTATAGATTGCAGTGAAAGCATAGAGACAGACGAAATAGTAATTCACTTTTAACAATATGTTACACCAccacagtgtttaaaaaaaaaaaaaaaagtttagacttgttttaatgtcacagtttgatgtttttgttgctagAGTTGTGTTGTATACTTGACCTGTACAGACGTGAAACGTAGATATTTCTTGCGACGTGTTGTGAGAGAAAAGTTCCAAAATCCTATGTAACTGCTACGTTTACTTGTAAACAGCGCCTGTGAAGCTACAAACAGGAAACCAACTTCAGTGTGCCACGCAGCTAACATAACGTAAATTACACTCACCGGTGCAGAAGTCATCTTTCCTGATATTGGAGACGAACAGCCCGTGAGAGCGACTGTCCTGACCGTTATATCTAAAACGTAACTGTCCACTAGCTACTTCTTTACTAATGAGACAAACGATAGTCTACTGTTAGCTCACCATTTGGCAGACGTTAGCTTACAACtatattagctagctagctagctggtagTTGCTGACAACAATAAAGTTCAGTTTACGCGCCGCGATTGGGCGCTCAGCGCCTGGGCGAGTTTCTTAAAGGGAAAGTTGTACCTTTAATAACGTTTATGAGTAAAAACTGCGATGTCACAATGATACTATTGGTCAAGTATGATTACATTAAACGCTTTCCAGTTGAGCAATCAAGAAATTATATGAATCTATCTAGATATTTGAGTAAAGCTTTTAATATTAAACTGACGCacccatagaaataaaatgtacacaCCATTACCACTAGGTGTCAGCAGTGTACCACTGTTAGAAATCTTAACTACGGTATAAAGGATTTAAccataaaaagataaaaataataatatataaagttatatactgtgtatatataagcATATATATGTGTAAGTAGTGTATCAAGGCAGTGGAAAACTGCAATTTAATGCATTAGTTAAAATCCGTCTTCAATTTAAACAGTGTTTATTTCATGCAATTAGAAAATACGTGATATCTTTTTACTATTAGCCAGTGATGAGAAAAAGTGAGCTTTTCTGAAATACTGTTGAGTACACATTTGAAGCACTTGTACTTtgcttgagtatttccattttattccactttatacttctacaCTACTACATTTCATAGGGAAATATTGTACCTTTTACTCCAATACTTGTATCTGACAGCCATTTAGTAGTTGTTTAGACCATGATATGCTTATAAAGCAGTTCAACACTAAAATGCTGTTTATGCGTTAAtgcattaataataacaatctaataacaataacattgaCGGAGGACATGCTTCATCATATGCACTATTCTGATTGTATTAATAGCCTACATGTTGGGAACACatttccttcttccttcttAGGTACAATTGTGAATGCATACCTTTACCTGTAGTGTATTTTTAAAGTGCTAAGTGAACGATTAAGTAAATAATGTGACTCCTTCCTCCACCTCTGCTATTAGCACATACTGTACTGAAAAAGTATATTCTAACAATAGTTCTCCATCTTAAGATCAGGCAATGAAACAAGACCCACATAAAGGCCCTTATTGTGTCAGTTGGGCTTTTTTGGTGCATACTCCCAAATTGTCAATAAACAAACCAATTAAAACTTGTTTAAGGCTGGATCTTTTTGGCCTTGAAGCACCTCTGGGTGTAAGTAACTAACAACAAGGTGAAaaagtaatttccccattgttggatcaataaagtatgtcTTTATCAGCACACCACATGCAGGGCTATGGAAATGTACAACAATTCTGATGAAGTATACAAATGTGGTATTTCAAGGATCATTCACTAAATAAATAACCCTCTCTGTTGTTGACATATTCAAAGTCAACACAAACCCTTTCTTTAATCAAATCGCCTGTGAGCCGTTTCAGCTGGGTTGTTGCTTTGTCACATAGTCAGCAATTCATACCACAAATACTAAGTTCCCTTACTCACCTCCTACAGCTGTAATTATCTGGTTTCCATATCATTTACACACCATTTAGTCATTTCTGCTTTAAGATGTATTCGTAGAAACAGCCTGGACTTCAACTGGTAACCCAAGAGCCATTTATTTAAAACGttaataaaatacttaaagaaGTGTGATATTTGCTAGCTGAATATCCTCTCATGCATAAAGAAATTAACTTTCTTGTCTTTTTAGAAACCATATTGCATGTGAGTCAATGGTCATTCCCTAGTTTGTTGCACCTGTGAGGTGGTATTCCATTTTCAATCCAAGAAGAATGTCAAGAATTTCCCCCAAATGTCTCCTTCCGCCAGCCTTGCCTTTACTTAAATTACAAGAAAGTATTCAGTCAATTTCATATCCTCTACATGAGGCACACCCAAAGTTgtattgttgtttgttgttgttgttgtttttaatctttgcatgtgttttttaatcCGTGCATATTTTGTTAGAAACGCTGTACCCAGACAATGTAATGAAACCAATCAAGAATATGATCATTTGACGGGAACATGTCATACTTCTTAATTATGGTTTACTGTAAATGAGGGAGGAgacagaaggaggaagagaaatggACAAATGAACGGGAATTATTTCCTTTTACCAACATCACATATTCATAATCACCTCTTTCGGATTGATTAAGTAACACACCTAGGTGTTTTTTAAGTAACACACCTAggtgttttacacacacacacacacgcacacacacacatgtcattCAAGCCTTCTCGTTTATCTAAAACTGTGGACGTGTCCAAAGTACCAAGTTTATTGCCAATTAAGTacttacaaggaatttgccttggtggttgGTGTGTACATCAACCAGCAAgcaaacatattgaacattcATATCAAATCAACAatgaatacagaaacaaatttatacaaaatagctgtttaatgtaaaaagagagtgaatggagaatgtgcaaaaatgtacaaatatgGGCAATGGACAGGTGTATAATTCCGGATGTAGGTTAGTGCAAAGTGTAGGGCCTAGGgatggggtggggtgggggttaaGAGTCAATGTTAGTGGGGGTCCGTAGCCTTGTGAATAAGGCTGACTGGAGAGgggaagaaactgtttttgTTACGTGAGGTTTTAGtcttgatggatggatgtatctCAGATGCAATGTGCTGTCATCATTCTAAAATAATACAGTGGGCTTTTAGTTTAGACAGTCCTGCCACATATaataaactgaaattaaaatatACTAAGTTAGATGTACTTGCTATTTGGATGTAAAACTGTAATTATTTCCTTAATTGATGTTCCTTCTCTGTTCCTGGTATTTTGTTgtacatgtattttaaaaatgtaacatccaACCAAAAGGCTGCCATTATTATAAACCTATGGAAGAGGTAGTAATGTTTCTGGGACTGTAAAGTGACTTCACTTATTTCACTCTGAAATATTTAGTGTGACGTGTGTCATGTGAATGTCTACTGATAACAGATATTAGGGATGAAGTATATGACCTAAAGTCTGACAAGATCAAAGTCACAAAAAACATATGTGTGTACTGTTTCTGAATATTTTCAAGCATATACGGTAAGAAGCAGTTGTATTTCTTTTGGAAGAAAGAAACATAACCATCATGTTTGAAAGCTCTTATATTTCCATATAATGGATTAGTTTTTTGAGAGCAACAGTCCACAACGTCTGTCTTCCTCTGATTTATAAAGATGTGTTTCGGATTGGTCAACTTAATTAGAGGGAATTCCTCTCCATTGTTCTACGGCATTAAGGTGGTTGTGGCAGGCAAGGCTGCAGTTACAACGAGGtcaaacagatttatttttagaGACAAAACTGAAACAACCATTAAACTCAAGAATGAGGAAATGTGCAGACTCGTAGACTG is a genomic window containing:
- the b9d2 gene encoding B9 domain-containing protein 2, coding for MAELHIIGQIIGAGGFPQNSLFCKWGVHTGGAWRLLSGLKEGQTQVDIPQTGDMAYWSHPIDLHYATKGIQGWPKLHFQVWHQDSFGRCQLYGYGYCHVPSSPGHHRISCVTWRPLGSWQEQLAQMFVGGGPQLRSPDLIYNGADRYRLHTEAMGTVELELGIIMRHFDKYGVES